A genomic segment from Peribacillus sp. ACCC06369 encodes:
- a CDS encoding ABC transporter permease yields MNIRLLAKRNIQGNAQRYLAYFFSIVLSVSIFFIYASFIFHPDVVHTNIPGGKLISKGLIAAEIVIIIFSVFFIAYSNAAFLQPRKKEFGLLTLLGMSKSQLRKLIYLEQTIVSLISIMIGVGLGFLFSKLFLMTVSWLLAVEQPLSFVFVPKAFIYTIVGFILLFQLLSLLSLFYIGNAEVVDLLKDKQKPKKTPIVSKWLIALSVVCLSISYYLAVTMSMNNSYIRVLPILIFILIGTYFLFSQSIVALCRRLYQKKKSLYNGTNLINQTNLIFNIKDYSRLFFLTSIITAVILTAAGTLFMFSADLKKQGVDNIPQSIGWVENDASIYSVIEPSEVEKTLKEDGFKILYKVNMTGVPITHMLPHMRTGEPSENRSLLISESDYNKAATLRKLDSAKLSGKEALYVFPYGGGLDYQFVQNGEQKELHYGKQIIRVTMAGQRNHSIIAPIKSATTLMVVDDQLYNEITADMPLKEMVRVRGYEVKDWEESMETSGEIEKMSNNPDHQLQTRAPIYHKMKQGSILILFIGLFVSLLFFIVQGSMMYLRVFTNLEDKKIQIHALHRLGLTKKEIQQILSAEIRILFFAPFVIGMMHAIVAYVALSNLLGSNLFGYSAMVIATYFLLQLLYYQVTKKMYERAVINSIK; encoded by the coding sequence ATGAACATTCGACTTCTCGCTAAGAGAAACATCCAAGGAAATGCCCAACGTTATCTTGCTTATTTTTTCAGTATCGTACTTTCCGTCTCAATCTTTTTTATTTATGCATCATTTATCTTTCATCCTGATGTGGTCCATACTAATATCCCTGGGGGAAAGCTTATTAGTAAGGGGCTCATTGCTGCTGAAATTGTGATCATCATATTTTCGGTTTTCTTTATAGCTTATTCGAATGCCGCATTTTTACAGCCGCGAAAAAAAGAGTTTGGTTTGCTCACACTACTTGGAATGTCCAAATCCCAACTTAGAAAACTGATTTACCTGGAGCAAACGATCGTTTCCCTCATATCAATCATGATTGGGGTAGGATTGGGGTTTTTGTTCTCAAAGTTATTCTTAATGACAGTTTCTTGGTTATTGGCTGTAGAACAACCATTATCGTTTGTCTTTGTCCCTAAGGCCTTCATATATACGATTGTTGGTTTCATTTTATTATTTCAGCTATTATCGCTACTTTCATTGTTTTACATTGGAAATGCAGAAGTGGTCGATTTACTAAAAGATAAACAAAAACCAAAAAAGACGCCCATTGTTTCAAAGTGGTTAATTGCACTATCAGTTGTTTGCTTAAGCATTTCTTATTATTTGGCAGTCACGATGTCAATGAACAATTCATATATTCGGGTATTGCCCATTTTAATATTCATACTGATCGGAACCTATTTTTTATTCAGTCAAAGTATTGTCGCTCTATGCAGAAGGCTTTATCAGAAGAAGAAAAGCTTGTACAATGGAACGAATTTAATTAACCAAACAAACCTGATATTTAATATTAAGGATTATTCCAGGTTATTCTTTTTAACCTCGATCATTACGGCCGTCATTTTGACAGCTGCAGGAACACTTTTCATGTTCAGTGCAGATTTAAAGAAGCAAGGGGTGGATAACATTCCACAATCAATTGGCTGGGTTGAAAATGACGCTTCCATCTATTCCGTCATTGAACCATCCGAAGTAGAGAAAACTTTAAAGGAAGATGGATTCAAGATCCTTTACAAAGTAAATATGACAGGTGTGCCCATCACTCACATGCTTCCCCATATGAGAACGGGAGAACCCAGTGAAAATAGGTCATTATTAATCTCGGAAAGTGATTATAACAAAGCGGCAACTTTGCGAAAATTAGATTCCGCAAAGTTATCTGGAAAAGAAGCGTTATACGTTTTTCCTTATGGAGGGGGACTGGATTATCAATTCGTCCAAAATGGCGAACAAAAGGAGCTTCACTATGGTAAACAAATCATACGGGTTACAATGGCGGGTCAGCGCAATCATTCCATAATCGCTCCCATCAAATCAGCAACCACCCTGATGGTGGTCGATGATCAGCTGTATAATGAAATAACTGCTGATATGCCTTTAAAAGAGATGGTAAGAGTACGCGGGTACGAAGTGAAAGATTGGGAAGAATCGATGGAAACCTCTGGGGAAATCGAAAAAATGTCTAACAATCCTGACCATCAATTGCAAACAAGAGCACCTATTTATCATAAAATGAAACAAGGTAGCATATTGATCTTATTTATCGGTTTGTTTGTCAGTTTATTATTCTTTATCGTCCAAGGAAGCATGATGTACCTGCGAGTTTTTACGAATTTAGAAGATAAGAAGATCCAAATTCATGCCCTTCATCGATTGGGTCTAACAAAAAAAGAAATACAGCAAATTTTAAGTGCGGAAATACGCATCCTCTTTTTCGCTCCTTTTGTGATAGGGATGATGCATGCCATAGTTGCCTACGTGGCATTAAGCAATTTATTGGGCTCCAATTTGTTTGGTTATTCGGCCATGGTCATCGCTACGTATTTTCTTCTTCAACTGCTATATTATCAAGTAACTAAAAAAATGTATGAGCGGGCAGTCATCAATTCGATTAAATAA
- a CDS encoding ATP-binding protein — MKNKKLRAFLYLSILLLIVFILLNMLSTYLSIKNSVQKSVANQNLVAARSIADSMDVEAYQRFLNNQVKSREYRDIKAYLEDAREKIGALYVYTIMVDNPKVSKAMITGFSKDHKGDFPIGGVCTVPSEQVKQAYEGKSFITGILEDPEYGEYLTVGVPMKNQDGTIIGFLGIDVSAEDINAINGKVLKSSIAILVYNGGFVIMLLVTFFVLQKWYQKELTREVGDTEDTYHSEFQSLIASVRSLRHDFSNHIQVIHGLLKLEENSKALDYLTGLSKEVHSIESMKLDVIHPGLSVLLETKRLSAQNYNIDIEIDVSHKSFNRVKTIDLIKLLSNVIDNAIEATIELPEHERRMNIACKADDEKYTFMVTNTGPMISELDQENIFASGFSTKKAQKGKIRGQGLFIVKDLVNRYDGEIHVKSTEKETTVTMMIPVNGRMG; from the coding sequence ATGAAAAATAAAAAGTTAAGGGCATTTCTTTATTTGAGTATTCTTTTATTAATTGTTTTCATTCTTCTAAATATGCTTTCTACATATTTAAGCATTAAAAATTCTGTGCAAAAATCCGTTGCTAATCAAAACTTGGTAGCTGCTAGATCTATTGCCGACTCAATGGATGTAGAGGCCTATCAGCGATTTCTTAATAACCAAGTAAAGAGCCGGGAATATAGGGATATAAAAGCTTACTTAGAGGATGCCCGTGAAAAAATAGGTGCATTATATGTTTATACAATCATGGTTGATAACCCGAAAGTATCCAAAGCCATGATTACTGGATTTTCTAAAGATCATAAAGGCGATTTTCCTATCGGCGGCGTATGTACTGTTCCTTCGGAGCAGGTCAAACAGGCGTATGAAGGCAAAAGCTTTATTACCGGGATTCTGGAAGATCCCGAATATGGGGAGTATTTGACTGTGGGTGTGCCAATGAAAAATCAAGATGGCACCATTATTGGTTTTTTGGGCATTGATGTGAGCGCAGAAGATATTAATGCCATTAACGGAAAGGTATTGAAAAGCAGCATTGCCATCCTTGTATATAATGGGGGATTTGTTATCATGTTGCTGGTTACCTTTTTTGTCCTTCAAAAATGGTATCAAAAAGAACTGACACGTGAAGTCGGGGATACGGAAGATACGTATCATTCGGAATTTCAATCGCTCATTGCTTCAGTCCGCTCATTAAGGCATGATTTTTCCAATCATATTCAGGTGATACATGGACTGCTTAAATTAGAGGAGAACTCAAAAGCGCTCGATTATTTAACTGGCCTTTCAAAAGAAGTGCATTCGATTGAATCAATGAAATTGGATGTGATACATCCGGGCTTATCTGTCCTGTTAGAGACGAAAAGGCTCTCGGCCCAGAATTATAACATCGATATTGAGATTGATGTTTCACACAAATCCTTCAATCGGGTCAAAACAATCGACTTGATTAAACTATTATCGAATGTCATCGATAATGCTATCGAGGCAACGATTGAATTGCCAGAGCATGAACGCCGAATGAATATTGCCTGCAAAGCTGATGATGAAAAGTATACGTTTATGGTCACTAATACCGGACCGATGATTTCCGAATTAGATCAGGAGAACATATTCGCCAGCGGATTTTCTACCAAAAAGGCACAAAAGGGAAAAATACGCGGACAAGGATTGTTCATCGTTAAAGACTTGGTTAACAGATATGATGGAGAGATTCATGTAAAATCCACTGAAAAAGAAACGACCGTTACGATGATGATACCTGTAAATGGAAGAATGGGCTGA
- the miaA gene encoding tRNA (adenosine(37)-N6)-dimethylallyltransferase MiaA yields MKQQKGKLLVIIGPTAVGKTKMSIEMAKLFNGEIISGDSMQVYKGMDIGTAKIKREETEGIPHYLLDIKDPDEPFSAAEFQERANACIEDIQSRGKLPIIVGGTGLYIQSVIYDYQFSEAPSDPVYREGLEKQVREIGIDPVFEQLRKVDPESANRIHPNNVRRVIRALEIFHCTGKTMSEQLNEQPTELKYDTCIIGLTMEREKLYKRIDQRVDGMVEEGLIQEVESFHEKGLRDCQSIQAIGYKEIYDFFDGRASLDEAIETLKQNSRRYAKRQLTWFRNKMDVIWFNMTDLEDFSKKIHEISGFIAGKLFSEGEYINLERKEED; encoded by the coding sequence GTGAAACAACAAAAAGGAAAACTTCTCGTTATCATTGGACCGACTGCTGTTGGCAAGACAAAGATGAGCATTGAGATGGCAAAGTTATTTAATGGTGAAATTATCAGCGGAGACTCCATGCAGGTTTATAAAGGGATGGATATTGGGACTGCAAAAATCAAGAGGGAAGAAACAGAAGGAATTCCTCATTATTTACTTGATATCAAGGACCCTGATGAACCATTTAGTGCGGCAGAGTTCCAGGAGCGTGCTAATGCTTGTATCGAGGATATCCAAAGTAGAGGTAAACTCCCTATTATCGTCGGTGGAACAGGATTATACATACAATCGGTCATTTATGATTATCAATTTTCGGAAGCACCATCCGACCCTGTTTATAGGGAAGGACTCGAAAAACAGGTAAGGGAGATAGGGATCGATCCTGTTTTTGAACAATTACGTAAGGTTGACCCAGAAAGCGCGAATCGGATTCATCCTAATAATGTAAGAAGGGTGATTAGGGCACTTGAGATTTTTCATTGTACAGGTAAAACGATGAGTGAGCAGCTGAATGAACAGCCTACAGAATTGAAATATGATACGTGCATCATTGGATTGACAATGGAACGAGAAAAGCTGTACAAACGCATCGATCAACGTGTTGATGGGATGGTAGAAGAAGGCCTGATTCAAGAGGTGGAGTCATTTCATGAAAAAGGTTTAAGGGATTGCCAATCAATTCAGGCTATAGGCTATAAAGAAATCTATGATTTTTTTGATGGAAGAGCTTCATTGGATGAAGCGATTGAAACTTTAAAGCAGAATTCCCGTCGATATGCCAAAAGGCAATTAACTTGGTTTCGAAATAAAATGGATGTCATTTGGTTTAATATGACCGATTTAGAGGATTTTTCAAAAAAAATACATGAAATATCTGGATTTATAGCAGGAAAGCTTTTCAGTGAAGGCGAATACATAAATTTAGAGAGAAAAGAGGAGGACTAA
- the hfq gene encoding RNA chaperone Hfq — translation MKQSVNIQDQFLNQLRKDGTYVTVFLLNGFQIRGQVKGFDNFTVLFESEGKQQLVFKHAISTFAPQRNVQIDYEVKE, via the coding sequence ATGAAACAGTCAGTAAATATTCAAGATCAGTTTCTTAATCAATTACGGAAAGATGGTACGTATGTGACGGTATTTTTATTAAACGGGTTCCAGATTAGGGGACAAGTTAAGGGGTTCGATAATTTTACCGTTTTATTTGAATCGGAGGGCAAACAGCAGTTAGTCTTTAAACATGCGATCTCTACATTTGCTCCACAACGTAATGTTCAGATTGATTACGAAGTGAAGGAATAA
- the spoVK gene encoding stage V sporulation protein K → MEQPIRMKNNGQINIVFNAENRKALQKDLPIKEILVQEIPHQHVALKEIEDELKSLVGMEEMKRMIKEIYAWIYINKQREAKGLKTGRQALHMMFKGNPGTGKTTVARLIGKLFQKMNVLSKGHLIEAERADLVGEYIGHTAQKTRDLIKKAIGGILFIDEAYSLGRGGEKDFGKEAIDTLVKHMEDRQHEFILILAGYSREMDYFLSLNPGLHSRFPLVVDFPDYTIDQLMEIADRMLQEREYLMNQDAERKLKEHLIILRSFRGPISFSNGRYIRNVLEKTIRAQAMRLLLEDSFEKTDLLTLTSQDLIFEDDEKE, encoded by the coding sequence TTGGAACAACCGATCCGTATGAAAAATAACGGGCAAATCAATATTGTGTTTAATGCTGAAAACAGAAAAGCGCTACAAAAGGATCTGCCGATAAAAGAAATTTTGGTGCAAGAAATCCCCCACCAGCATGTGGCGTTGAAAGAAATTGAAGATGAACTGAAATCGCTGGTCGGAATGGAAGAAATGAAACGGATGATTAAAGAAATATATGCCTGGATTTACATCAATAAACAACGTGAGGCAAAGGGGCTGAAGACTGGCCGACAAGCACTGCATATGATGTTTAAAGGAAATCCCGGAACAGGGAAAACGACGGTTGCACGTTTAATCGGAAAGTTGTTTCAAAAAATGAATGTATTATCGAAAGGTCATTTAATTGAAGCGGAGAGAGCAGATTTGGTCGGGGAATACATTGGTCATACTGCCCAAAAAACAAGGGATTTAATTAAAAAGGCCATTGGAGGGATCTTATTTATTGATGAAGCCTATTCCTTGGGAAGAGGCGGCGAAAAGGATTTTGGTAAAGAAGCCATAGATACCCTTGTCAAGCATATGGAGGATCGTCAGCATGAATTCATATTGATCCTTGCTGGATATTCGAGGGAAATGGATTATTTCCTCAGTCTTAACCCTGGCCTTCATTCTAGATTCCCGCTTGTTGTTGATTTTCCGGATTATACGATCGATCAGTTAATGGAAATAGCCGATCGGATGTTGCAGGAAAGGGAATATCTAATGAATCAGGATGCCGAAAGGAAATTAAAAGAACATTTAATCATATTACGATCATTCCGGGGGCCTATTTCATTTTCTAACGGACGTTATATCCGCAATGTACTTGAAAAGACGATTAGGGCGCAGGCGATGCGGCTTTTACTGGAGGATTCGTTTGAAAAAACCGATTTACTGACGCTTACCAGCCAAGATTTGATTTTTGAGGATGATGAGAAAGAATGA
- a CDS encoding trimeric intracellular cation channel family protein, with product MTWEVLSFIGTIAFAISGTIIAMEEEYDILGVYILGIITAFGGGAIRNLLIGVPVSALWDQSFYFAIALVSITIVFVFPTNLSRHWDRWGNLSDAIGLSAFAIQGAMYAVELNHPISAVIVSAALTGCGGGIIRDVLAGRKPLVFRKEIYVVWAIIAGLALGSGVLSQSWQLYSLFAVITILRILSYTNNWHLPNKKWVPKT from the coding sequence ATGACATGGGAAGTATTAAGCTTCATAGGTACGATTGCATTCGCCATTAGCGGGACCATCATAGCCATGGAAGAAGAGTATGATATTTTAGGAGTATATATTTTAGGAATCATAACCGCCTTTGGCGGAGGGGCAATCCGTAATCTGCTTATAGGTGTCCCCGTTTCAGCGTTATGGGATCAGAGTTTCTATTTTGCCATCGCTTTAGTATCCATCACCATCGTTTTTGTTTTTCCCACAAACCTTTCAAGGCACTGGGACAGATGGGGAAACCTCAGTGATGCCATTGGCCTTTCAGCCTTTGCCATCCAAGGCGCGATGTATGCCGTGGAACTTAATCATCCAATAAGTGCCGTCATTGTATCTGCTGCATTAACCGGTTGCGGCGGAGGGATAATCCGTGACGTGCTTGCCGGAAGAAAGCCACTGGTCTTCAGGAAAGAAATCTACGTAGTATGGGCCATCATTGCAGGCTTGGCTTTAGGCAGTGGTGTATTATCCCAGTCTTGGCAGCTTTATTCGCTCTTTGCCGTCATTACGATATTGCGAATCCTTTCTTACACTAATAATTGGCATCTTCCTAATAAAAAATGGGTGCCGAAAACATAA
- the hflX gene encoding GTPase HflX, giving the protein MINKNLREGGACDLEQTIKEKAVLIGCQTTEANERFEYSLDELASLAKTANGEVLMTITQKRESVDPATYIGKGKVEELRNLEEELEPDLFIFNDELSPSQIRNLSKQLEARIIDRTQLILDIFAQRARSREGKLQVELAQLQYLLPRLVGQGTEMSRLGGGIGTRGPGETKLESDRRHIRGKIDEIKQQLSGIVKHRERYRDRRKRNKTFQIALVGYTNAGKSTLFNRLTEADSFEENQLFATLDPMTRKAILPSGFTVLLTDTVGFIQDLPTSLIAAFRSTLEEVKEADLLLHVVDSSSTDYFNHQKTVHDLLNDLEVPSIPQLTLYNKKDRIHADFVRSGSRASLMISAYEQSDLNQIMEEIEKYVIEEMVPYYVFLPSSEGKLLSQLKNETILRTLSFNEESERYECKGFCLADHPLTGQLEKYSL; this is encoded by the coding sequence ATGATTAACAAAAATCTTCGAGAAGGTGGTGCATGTGATTTGGAACAAACAATAAAGGAAAAGGCCGTGTTGATTGGATGTCAAACAACAGAGGCTAACGAACGTTTTGAATATTCACTCGATGAGCTGGCTTCATTGGCGAAGACGGCCAATGGTGAGGTGTTAATGACCATTACCCAGAAAAGGGAAAGCGTCGATCCGGCTACATATATAGGAAAGGGAAAAGTGGAGGAGCTTCGGAATCTGGAAGAGGAGCTTGAGCCGGATTTATTTATCTTTAATGATGAACTTTCCCCGAGCCAGATTCGGAACCTCTCGAAACAATTGGAGGCAAGGATCATTGACCGGACACAGCTTATTTTGGATATATTTGCTCAGCGGGCGCGTTCCAGAGAAGGGAAGCTGCAGGTTGAACTTGCTCAGCTCCAATATTTATTACCGCGTTTGGTCGGACAGGGGACGGAAATGTCCAGGCTTGGAGGCGGAATAGGCACCAGGGGACCAGGAGAAACGAAGCTGGAAAGCGACCGTCGACACATTCGTGGGAAAATAGATGAAATCAAGCAACAATTAAGCGGCATAGTGAAGCATCGAGAACGCTATCGTGATAGAAGGAAACGTAATAAGACCTTTCAAATTGCCCTTGTGGGATACACGAATGCAGGTAAATCAACGCTGTTCAACCGTTTGACGGAGGCGGATTCATTCGAAGAGAACCAGTTATTCGCTACACTGGATCCCATGACGCGAAAAGCCATTCTTCCTAGCGGATTTACCGTGCTGCTGACGGATACGGTTGGATTCATTCAAGATTTGCCGACATCATTAATCGCCGCATTCCGCTCCACCCTGGAAGAAGTGAAAGAAGCGGATCTATTGCTCCATGTGGTGGATTCATCAAGCACGGATTACTTTAATCATCAGAAAACGGTGCATGATTTGCTAAATGACTTAGAAGTCCCTTCCATTCCACAGCTAACATTGTATAATAAGAAAGATAGGATTCACGCTGATTTCGTAAGGTCAGGCAGTCGTGCTTCATTAATGATCAGTGCCTATGAACAATCGGACCTGAATCAAATCATGGAAGAAATTGAAAAGTACGTGATTGAAGAAATGGTCCCGTATTATGTTTTCCTGCCGTCGAGTGAGGGTAAACTATTATCACAGCTGAAAAATGAAACCATATTGCGCACTCTCTCCTTTAATGAAGAATCGGAAAGATATGAATGCAAAGGTTTTTGTCTAGCTGATCATCCATTAACCGGACAGCTGGAGAAATATTCATTATAA
- a CDS encoding methionine gamma-lyase family protein, with protein MYQQLTNGEVLKNIAQEVEAMISPLHKQVDERIEENQFRVLQSYQAHRVSDSHFIPTTGYGYDDMGRDTLELIYADVFGAEAGLVRPQIISGTHAISTALFGILRPGDELLYITGKPYDTLEEIVGIRGSGIGSLRDFQISYKAVPLAETGSVDFEAVKQAIQPNTKMIGIQRSKGYATRPSFTIDEIKEMISFVKNINPEIVVFVDNCYGEFVETQEPCHVGADLMAGSLIKNPGGGIVKTGGYIVGKKDLVEACSYRLTSPGIGAEAGASLYSLQEMYQGFFLAPHVVGQAVKGAMFTAAFLEKIGMNTYPKWDAKRTDLIQSVQFDDRDKMVAFCQAIQYASPINSHVTPYPAYMPGYEDDVIMAAGTFIQGASIELTADGPTRAPYVAYVQGGLTYAHVKIAVLTAVNALMDKKLIQL; from the coding sequence ATGTATCAGCAGTTAACAAATGGAGAAGTGTTGAAAAACATTGCCCAGGAAGTGGAAGCAATGATTTCTCCGTTACATAAGCAAGTGGACGAACGTATTGAAGAAAATCAATTTCGTGTATTACAAAGTTATCAAGCACATAGAGTGAGTGATTCCCATTTCATCCCGACTACAGGGTATGGATACGATGATATGGGCCGCGATACGCTTGAATTGATATATGCAGATGTTTTTGGTGCAGAAGCTGGATTGGTGCGCCCGCAAATTATTTCAGGCACACACGCCATCTCCACTGCCCTGTTCGGGATATTGCGCCCAGGTGATGAATTGTTATACATAACAGGAAAGCCGTATGATACTTTGGAAGAGATTGTCGGTATAAGGGGATCGGGTATCGGATCTTTGCGCGATTTTCAAATTAGCTATAAGGCCGTTCCGTTAGCGGAAACTGGATCAGTTGATTTCGAAGCCGTCAAACAAGCCATTCAGCCAAATACGAAGATGATCGGCATACAACGTTCAAAAGGGTATGCTACACGTCCTTCCTTTACGATTGATGAAATTAAGGAAATGATTTCTTTTGTTAAAAACATTAACCCGGAAATAGTCGTGTTCGTGGACAATTGTTATGGAGAGTTTGTTGAGACGCAAGAACCATGTCATGTCGGAGCGGATTTGATGGCTGGTTCACTCATTAAAAACCCAGGTGGCGGGATAGTGAAAACAGGTGGATACATTGTTGGTAAAAAGGACCTGGTTGAAGCTTGCTCTTATCGATTAACATCACCCGGAATAGGTGCGGAAGCGGGTGCGTCGCTTTATAGTCTGCAGGAAATGTACCAAGGATTCTTCCTTGCACCACATGTCGTGGGCCAAGCTGTTAAAGGAGCCATGTTCACAGCAGCCTTTTTAGAAAAAATCGGTATGAATACCTATCCTAAATGGGATGCTAAGCGCACTGATTTGATTCAATCCGTCCAATTTGATGACCGGGATAAAATGGTTGCCTTCTGTCAGGCCATCCAATATGCATCACCGATCAATTCCCATGTGACACCATATCCAGCCTATATGCCAGGATATGAAGACGATGTAATCATGGCTGCGGGCACTTTTATACAGGGAGCCAGCATTGAACTGACGGCAGATGGTCCGACAAGGGCTCCATATGTAGCCTACGTTCAGGGTGGCTTGACTTACGCCCATGTTAAAATTGCAGTATTGACTGCCGTGAATGCGCTAATGGATAAAAAACTGATTCAATTATAA
- a CDS encoding MerR family transcriptional regulator: MSGNNIRRSMPLFSIGIVMQLTELSARQIRYYEEHQLITPMRTDGNRRVFSLNDIDRLLEIKDLIEQGVNLAGIKKIFTVKEQNLPKTQDLEQAEKIRQDLSDEELRKLLRAELLQGSKHRTSLRQGDMSRFFQ, from the coding sequence ATGAGCGGCAACAACATTCGGCGTTCGATGCCTCTTTTTTCCATCGGAATCGTCATGCAGCTAACTGAGTTGTCTGCACGCCAAATTCGGTATTACGAAGAGCATCAACTTATTACTCCTATGAGAACAGATGGAAATCGTCGGGTTTTTTCTTTAAACGATATCGATCGACTGCTTGAGATTAAAGATTTAATCGAACAAGGAGTCAATCTGGCCGGCATAAAAAAGATTTTCACTGTAAAGGAACAGAATTTACCTAAAACTCAAGATTTAGAACAAGCGGAAAAAATAAGACAGGACCTTAGTGACGAGGAGCTTCGCAAGCTTCTGCGTGCCGAGCTTTTACAAGGAAGTAAGCATCGAACATCTCTTCGACAAGGGGATATGTCTCGTTTTTTCCAATAA
- the glnA gene encoding type I glutamate--ammonia ligase has product MAKFTREDITRLAKEENVKYIRLQFTDILGTIKNVEIPVSQLEKALDNKMMFDGSSIEGFVRIEESDMYLYPDLNTWVIFPWTSEKGKVARLICDIYNTDGTPFDGDPRANLKRVLAEAREMGFTDFNLGPEPEFFLFKLDAAGEPTLELNDKGGYFDLAPTDLGENCRRDIVLELEEMGFEIEASHHEVAPGQHEIDFKYADAISACDNIQTFKLVVKTIARKHGLHATFMPKPLFGVNGSGMHCNVSLFKGNQNAFYDKEGKLELSKTAEQFIAGIIKHAPSFTAVTNPTVNSYKRLVPGYEAPCYVAWSAKNRSPLIRIPASRGVSTRVEVRSVDPAANPYLALAVLLKAGLDGIKNDLTPPAPVDRNIYVMNKEEREEVGIVDLPATLYAALETLKSDEVIKEALGEHLLEHFIEAKEIEWDMFRTQVHPWEREQYMSMY; this is encoded by the coding sequence TTGGCAAAGTTCACACGTGAAGACATCACTCGTTTAGCGAAAGAAGAAAATGTTAAGTACATCCGTTTACAGTTTACTGACATTTTAGGGACGATAAAAAACGTTGAAATCCCAGTCAGTCAATTAGAGAAAGCACTTGATAATAAAATGATGTTTGACGGATCTTCCATTGAAGGATTCGTCCGTATCGAAGAGTCTGATATGTACCTATATCCTGATTTAAATACATGGGTTATCTTCCCTTGGACTTCGGAAAAAGGTAAAGTTGCACGTTTGATCTGTGATATCTACAATACGGATGGAACACCATTTGATGGGGATCCCCGTGCTAACCTAAAACGCGTTCTTGCAGAAGCAAGAGAAATGGGCTTCACAGATTTCAATCTTGGACCTGAGCCTGAATTCTTCTTATTCAAACTGGACGCAGCAGGCGAACCTACTCTAGAATTGAACGATAAAGGCGGATACTTTGACCTTGCACCTACTGACCTAGGAGAAAACTGCCGTCGTGATATCGTGCTTGAGCTTGAAGAAATGGGATTTGAAATCGAAGCTTCCCACCATGAAGTAGCTCCAGGACAACATGAAATTGACTTTAAATACGCAGATGCAATCTCAGCTTGTGATAACATCCAAACATTTAAATTGGTTGTTAAGACGATTGCCCGTAAACATGGTTTACACGCAACATTCATGCCAAAACCATTGTTCGGTGTTAATGGATCTGGTATGCACTGTAACGTTTCTCTATTCAAAGGAAACCAAAATGCATTTTATGATAAAGAAGGAAAATTGGAATTAAGTAAAACAGCTGAGCAATTCATCGCTGGTATCATTAAGCATGCTCCAAGCTTCACAGCGGTAACAAACCCAACTGTTAACTCATACAAACGTCTAGTTCCTGGTTACGAAGCTCCTTGTTATGTTGCATGGTCCGCTAAAAACCGCAGCCCATTAATTCGTATCCCAGCTTCACGTGGAGTGAGTACTCGCGTAGAGGTACGTAGTGTCGATCCAGCAGCAAACCCATACTTGGCTCTTGCTGTTCTGCTAAAAGCTGGTCTTGACGGAATCAAAAACGACTTGACTCCTCCAGCTCCAGTAGACCGCAACATCTATGTTATGAATAAAGAAGAACGTGAAGAAGTAGGCATCGTTGATCTACCAGCTACTTTATATGCTGCATTGGAAACATTAAAATCTGATGAAGTAATCAAAGAAGCGTTAGGCGAACACTTACTTGAACACTTCATCGAAGCAAAAGAAATCGAGTGGGATATGTTTAGAACACAAGTTCACCCATGGGAACGCGAACAATATATGTCAATGTATTAA